Within Deinococcus actinosclerus, the genomic segment CTCCTGGGGCTTCGCGGGCCTCCTCGTGTTCCTCGTGGGCGCCCTGGCCGACGCCACCAGCCCCACCACCGCCGCCCTCGCCGCACTGAGCCTCTTGATTCCCAGCGCGATCATCGCCGCGCGCCTGCCTGAACCGCAGAAGGTGCAGTTCAGCTGAAAGGTGGATGGCAGGAGGCCGGGCGCATGAGCACCATGAGCCATGCTCGACTTCCTGTGGACGATAGGGCCGCTGATCGGCGGCCCACTCCTCACTTACCTGCTCACCGTCCGCTTCCGGCGTCGGTGGCTCCGGGGGCACGCCCGCTGGTGAGGTCATCTCGTCGTCCCGGCCCATCTGGCCGCGTGCCTGACCGTGCCGCCCGTGTTCCTGATGTGGGCCGGTTACCTGTGGGACGTCCGGTACGGTCACTGCTCCACCGATCCGACCTTCCCAGCACTGTGCTGGGGTGACCTTCAGACCGGGGTGTTCCTGTGGGCGTGGGCGGCCGGGTTCCTGACCGTCGTGCTGCTCGGCATCCGCTCGGTCGCCTACAGGCTGTACGGGTCAGACGAGGACGTGGGGTCTCATCCCTGAGGTCATCGGCCTCACCAGCCCCTGTCTGCGCAGTCCTGAGCTGCCCTCACACCAGCGCGATCTCCTGTGTCTCCTGCGCGCGGACGGCGTCCATGACCAACTTCAGGGACTCGCGGCGCTGGGCGGGGTCGGGAATGTTCAGGCTGACGATGAGTTCGTCGGCGGCCGTGTCGCGTGCCAGGGCGTGCAGGCGCGCGGCGACGGTGGCCGGGTCGCCGATGATCGCGCGGCGGCGCATGGAGTCGGCCAGGGCACGTTCCTGTGGGGTGTACGGGTACGCCTTGGCTTCGGCGACGGTGGGGTAGGGGGCGCTCTCGCCGCGCGTGAGGCGCAGGAACATCAGGCCCAGCGGGAGGCTGAGTTCCTCGGCTTCCTCGGCGGTGGGGGCGGTGACGACGCTCGCGGCCACGAGGACGCGCGCCTCCGGGAACGCGCCGGAGGGCTCGAAGGCCTGGCGGTACGCGTCGGCGGCGGCGCGGGCCTGCGCCGTGTCCGGGTTGATGTGCCACGCGAACGCCAGCCCCGCCCCGGCCTTCGCCGCCACATGCGCGCCGTAGCCGCTGCTGCTCAGGATCCACAGCGGCGGGAACAGGCCCTCGCCTGCCGGGGCGGCCACCGTGCCCGCGAAGGGGTGCCCGGCGGGGTACCTCCCGGTGCCGAAGGCGATCAGATCCGAGAGTTGCCGCTCGAAGGACTCCTCCATCAGGCCCTGTGCCCCCCGCAGCGCGCGGGCCGTGCGGCCGTCCGTGCCCGGGGCGCGGCCCAGACCCAGGTCCACCCGGTCCGGCGCGAGGGCCGACAGCAGCCGGTAGCCTTCCGCGACGGCCAGCGGCGCGTGGTTGGGCAGCATCACGCCGCCCGAGCCCAGACGGATGCGACTGGTCCGCTGCGACGCGGCGGCCAGGACCGCCAGCGGCACACTGGACGCCAGCGCGCCCATGTTGTGGTGCTCGGCCACCCAGTAGCGCGTGAACCCGGCGTCCTCGGCGGCCTTCGCGTACGCCAGCGCGGCCTCCACCGATTCGGCGGCGCTGGACCCCAGCGGCACGGGCACGAGATCGAGCACGGACAGGGGCAGGGGAGAGGGCACACTCATGCCCGGCAGTGTGCGCCCCCCCGCGCGGGGAAAAGCTGCGTGCGCTCACGAACGCGGGGCGGTGTTTCCCGGTGGGGGACAGCTTCATCTGGCTAGCCCTCTGCGCGGCCGCGTCCGGTGCGGAGCGGGGGGCGCGTCTATCCTGGGCCCCATGAGGGCAGGTCGATGAACAACGAGATTCCCGTGCAGGCCCTGGGCGGTCAGGGCGAGGTGATGGCGCACGCGGTGGACGCCTGCGTGCACTGCGGCTTCTGCCTGCCCGCCTGCCCCACCTACGCGCTGCTGGGCGACGAGATGGACAGCCCGCGCGGCCGCATCGTGCTGATGAAGGAGGTGCTCGAGGGCGGCCTGCCGCTGGCGGACGCCGCGCCGCACCTGGACCGCTGCCTGGGCTGTCAGGCGTGCGTGACCGCCTGCCCCAGCGGCGTCCCGTACGGCGAGCTGATCACGGCGTTCCGGGGCTGGAGCGAACCGCAGCGTCAGCGCAGTGCGCTTGACCGGTCGAAACGCTGGGCGATCCTCAAGGCCCTGCCCGCCCCGCGGCTGTTCAGCGTGGCGGCGCGCGTGGGGCAGTTCGCCAAGCCGCTCGCGCCGGTGCTGCCCGCCGCGCTGCGTGGTCCGCTGGACCTGCTGCCGGAAACCGTGCCCGCCATGCAGCCCAGCCCGAAGGTCACGCCCGCGCGCGGCGTGCAGCGGGGCCGGGTGGCGTTCCTGGTGGGCTGCGCGCAGCAGGCGCTCGCGCCGAACTTCAACGCGGCGACCCTGCGGGTGCTCGCCCGCAACGGCATCGAGGTCGTCATTCCCGACGGGCAGGGCTGCTGCGGCGCCGCCGCGCTGCACACCGGCGCGCGGGACGAGGCGCTGAAACTGGTGCGCGCCAACCTGGACGCCTTCCACCCCGACGATTTCGACGCGATCCTCTCGAACGCCGCCGGGTGCGGCGCGGGCCTCAAGGAGTACCCGATGGTCCTGCACGGCGAGCCCGACGAGGCGCGCGCGAAGGCCTTCGCGGCGAAGGTCATGGACATCAGCGAGTACCTCAACACGCTCCTTCAGAACGGCGAACTGGAACCCCCGGTGCCCGCCAGCCGCCCGCTGACGGTCGCGTACCACGACGCCTGCCACCTCGCCCACGCGCAGGGCGTCCGCGCCGCGCCCCGCGCCCTGCTGCGCGCCATCCCCGGCGTCCGCGTGCTGGAAGTCCCGGAAGGCGACCTCTGCTGCGGCTCGGCCGGCACGTACAACCTCGAACAGCCGGCACTCGCCGGGCAGCTCGGCGAGCGCAAGGCGAAGAACATCCTCTCCACCACCCCGGACCTGATCGCCAGCGGGAACATCGGCTGCCACACCCAGATCCAGAGCCACGTGCGCCGCCAGGGCAGCCCCACGCTCGTCCTGCACACGATCGAGATCCTCGACCGGGCGTACCGGGGGGAACTGTGAGGGGTGATGCGGGATGGTTGATGGGTGATGGAGGGGTGGGCTCGTGAACACCGAGAAACTGGCGTTGACCACGAATTCCTCTGCTCGTAAACCCGCGTCGGCTGGGGGCGCCTCCAACGCCCTCGCGGCTGACCTGACCCGCGCGCTGGGGCCGCGCAAGGTGCTGTCGAACCTCTCCGAGCGGCTGAACTACCGCTACGACGCCATCCAGTTCGGGGCGACGCCGCTGGCGGTCGTGCTGCCCGAAAGTACCGAGGACGTGGTGGCGGCGGTCCGGGCGGCCCGCGCGGCGGGTGTCCCGATCGTGGGGCGCGGCGCGGCGAGTGGCCTGTCGGGCGGCGCGGCCCCGCTGGAGCCGGGGCTGGTGATCTCGTTCACGCGCATGACCCGCCTGACCATCCACCAGGGGCGGCGCGAGGCGACCGCGCAGGCGGGGGTGGTCACGCTGGCCGTGACCGAGGCCGCCAGGCCCCACGGCCTGATCTACCCGCCGGACCCGGCGAGTTTCCGCACGAGCACCATCGGCGGGAACCTCGCGGAGAACGCGGGCGGCCCGATGTGCTTCAAGTACGGCGTGAGCGGCGACTACGTCCGTGCGCTGGAATTCGTGGACGAAGCCGGCGAGGTGCACCGCCTGACCCGCGACGTGTTCGATCTGGCGGGCCTGCTGATCGGCTCGGAGGGCACGCTGGGCCTGATCACCGAGGCGACGCTGCGCCTGATTCCCCCGCCCCGCTTCACGCGGACGCTGATGGCGCACTTCCCGGAGGTCGGCGCGTGCGCGGAGGCGGTCAGCCGCGCCATCGCGGCGGGCGCGGTGCCCAGCAAACTGGAATTCATGGACCGCGCCTGCACGAACGCCGTCGAGGACTACCTGCACCTCGGCCTGCCCAGAGACGCGGAGGCGGTGCTGCTGGTGGACACCGACGGCGAGGACCTGGAGACCGTGCAGGACGAACTGCGGCTGGTCGAGGACGCCTGCGTGGCCTCGGGCGGCACGGTGCGCCGCGCCGCCACGGAGGACGAGGGCGCGCAGCTGTGGCGCGCGCGGCGTTCCGTGTCCCCGGCGCTGGGCCGCATCCGCCCGCAGCGCATGAACGAGGACATCGTGGTGCCCCGCTCGGCGCTGCCGGACGTGGTGCGCGAGATCCGCGCGCTGGGCGACGCCAGTCCCTTTCCGGTCGTGCAGTTCGGGCACATCGGGGACGGGAACCTGCACCCGAACATCCTGTTCGATCCCCGCCGGGAGGACGCGCACGCCGTGCATGACCTCGCGCACCGCATCGCGCTGGTCGCTATCCGCCACGGCGGGGTCCTGAGCGGCGAGCACGGGATCGGCAGCATGAAACGCGATTTCATGCGTGATGCCGTGGACCCCGAGACGCTCGCCGCCCTGCGCGGCGTGAAACGCGCTCTCGACCCGCACGGCGCGCTCAACCCCGGCAAGATTCTTCCTGCGGAAGAGGTGATGGTTGATGGGTGACAGTGGATGGAGGTCCTTCGCCTTTCTCTCAACCATCGACTCTCTCCCATGTTCTGCGCCGGAGGCGACACATGCCTATCCTTGACCTGTCTCCCGACGACCAGACGATCACCCTGACCGGTGAGGTGACGCTGCCCGAGGTGTACGCCGCGCTGCCGGCCGGGCTGTTCCCGCCGTTCCCGCACGTGAACCTGCCGGGCGGCGTGGGCGGCCTGATCGGGCGCGGGGGCTTCGGGCAGACCTTCCCGTTCGCGTCGGACGTGCTGGGCGTCACCTTCCGCGCCGCGAGTGGCCGGGTGGTGCGCGCGGGGGGCCGCACCGTGAAGAACGTGCAGGGCTACGACCTGACCCGCCCGTTCGTGGGCAGTTTCGGCCTGCTGGGCGAGCTGCTGGACGTCACGCTGCGCCTGCGCCCCGGCCTGAGCGTAGGCCACGTGGTGCATCCCGGGCCGCTGGTGCCCACCACGGCGCGCTTCACCTGGGCCGCGCCGGACGGCACGCACGTCATGCACTTCGGCCATGAGCGCGAGGTGCGCGCGGCGCTGGACCTGCCCGGCGCGCAGCCCGTGACCGTGCCGCCCGACTACGCCCCGCTCTTCCCGGACGGAATGGGGGTCGGCGAGGCCGCAGCGCTGCGGGACCTGCGCCTGGGCTGGCAGGACGGCGCCCCCGTGCCAGAGGCCCCGGCGCTGTTCCGCACGCTGGCCGCCAGTCTGTAGCGCTGGATCGGCCCGCCCGTCACCCCTGGACCGGCCGCGCCGACCGGGCAGCCCGATACAGCCCTGACGCTTTTCGCTATGCTGGGGGGCGTGCTGAAACACATCCCCCTGATGACCGCGCTGCTTCTCGGCGCAGCGGGCGCGCAGACCGTGAACCTGCGCATCCTGGAAACGACCGACCTGCACACCAGCGCGCTCGGCTACGACTACTACCAGGACAAGCCCACCGGCGAGTTCGGCCTGGAATACACCGCTACCCTGGTGCAGAACGCCCGCAAGGAAGCCCGCAACAGCCTGCTGTTCGACAACGGCGACCTGATCCAGGGCAACCCCCTGGGTGACTTCGTGGCCCGCGTCAACCCCCTGGCTGAAGGGCAGCGTCACCCCATGCACGCCGCCATGGCCGTGCTCGGCTACGACGCCGGCAACCTGGGCAACCACGAGTTCAACTACGGCCTGCCCTTCCTGAGCAAGGTGCTGTCGGCCGCCCCGATGCCCTACGTCAGCGCGAACGTGTACGTGGACGACGGCGACGGCAACCCCGCCAACGACAAGAACGCCTTCACGCCCTACCTGATCCAGCGCAAGCTGGTGTTCGACACCCAGGGCCGCCCCTACTACATCAACGTGGGCGTGATCGGCCTGCTGCCCCCCCAGATCATGGCGTGGGACAAGGCCAACCTCGACGGCAAGGTCACCACCCGTGACATGGTCGAGACCGCCCGCAAGTTCATCCCCGAGATGAAGGCCAAGGGCGCGGACATCGTCGTGGCCATCGCGCACAGCGGCATCAACGCCGACTACGTGCCCGGCGCTGAGAACGCCGTGACCGAACTGACCAAGGTGCCCGGCCTGGACGTCGTCCTGTCCGGCCACAGCCACCAGGAATTCCCGGGGCCGGTGTACAAGAGCATTCCCGGCGCGGACATCACCAAGGGCACCATCAACGGCAAGGCCGTCGTCATGGCCGGCTTCTGGGGCAACGACCTGGGCATCATCGACCTGAAACTGAACTACGACCGCAAGACCCAGAAGTGGAGCATCCAGGACACCCAGTCCGCCGTGCGCCCCATCTGGGACAAGACCGCCAAGAAGAACCTCGTCACGCCCGACCCCCGCATCGCCGCCGCCGTCAAGCAGGCGCACGAGGGCACCCTGGCGTACGTGCGCGGCAAGGTCGCGGACCTGACCGCCCCCATCAACTCCTACTGGGCGCTGACCCAGGACGACCCCAGCGTGCAGCTCGTGAGCAACGCGCAGATCGCGTACGTGAAGGCCGCGCTGAGCAGCACCAAGTACAAGGACCTGCCGGTCCTGTCCGCCGCCGCGCCCTTCAAGGCCGGGGGCCGCGCGGGCGCGAGCTACTACACCGACATCCCCGCCGGGACGCTGGCGATCAAGAACGTCGCCGACCTGTACGTGTACCCGAACACCGTGCAGGCCGTGCTCGTGACCGGCGCGCAGGTGCAGGAGTGGCTCGAGCGCAGCGCGGGGCAGTTCAAGCAGATCGACCCCAGCAAGGCTGAGCCCCAGGCGCTCGTGGACGAGAGCTTCCCCACCTACAACTTCGACGTGATCGACGGCGTGACCTACGAGATCGACGTGACCCAGCCCAACCGCTACAACAGCAAGGGTGAGGTCGCCAACGCCGGCGCGCACCGGATCAAGAACCTGATGTACATGGGCAAGCCCATCGACCCCGCGCAGGAGTTCGTGGTCGCCACGAACAACTACCGCGCCTCGGGCGGCGGCTCGTTCCCCGGCCTGACCGGCAAGAACATCATCCTGCAGGCCCCCGACGAGACCCGTCAGGCCCTGATCGGCTACTTCAACGACCAGAAGACCGTCAACCCCACGGCGGACGGCAACTGGAAGCTGACCCCCATCCCCGGCGCGACCCTGCTGTACACCAGCAGCCCCACCGCGCAGAAGTACATGCCCGCGAACGCCACGCTGGTCAAGACCCGCGACGACGGCTTCGCCGAGTACTACATCAAGTACTGAGGCCCCGCGCGCCCCACGCCCCCCGGTCACGGCCGGGGGGCGTGGCTGTACCGGCCCATCCCGGTGCCGGCGCCCACCACGGTGCCTGCCCGGTCCGGCGGGGGTCGGCGGGGCAGGTGGACGGACGCCGCCATCGGGGGAGGGGGCAGACGATTTTGTGCGCTGGTGGGGGTTTCGCGGCAGTTGTGTAGTGTGCGTCCGTCTTGTTGGAACTGTTTCCATTGACAGTGGGAAAGCGGCGGTGTACGCTTGCCCCATCAAGAACGAAAGACGTGGAACCGCTTCACAGGAGCGGGCCGGGCCTGTCCGGCACCCACCACAAGGGGGATGCATGAAGAAAGTCATCGCACTCGTCAGTCTCAGCGCCGCTATCGCCGTGAGCAGCAACGCCAGCGCCGTCACCGTCACCCTCGCCTGCGGCGCCGTGGGCCAGGAACTCCAGATGTGCAAGGAAGGCGCCGCCCGCTGGTCGAAGAAGACCGGCAACGAGGTCAAGATCTTCGAGAGCCCCAACCTCACCAACGACCGCCTCGGCCTGTACCAGCAGCAGCTGGCCGCCAAGAGCAGCGACATCGACGTCTACCAGCTCGACGTCGTCTGGCCCGGCCTGCTCGCCCAGCACTTCGTCGACCTGAAGGGCAAGGTGCCCGCCGCCGAAGTGAACGCCCACTTCAAGGGCATCCTCGACGCCAACACCGTCAACGGCAAACTGGTCGCCCTGCCCTGGTTCACCGACGCCGGCCTGCTGTACTACCGCACCGACCTCCTCCAGAAGTACGGCTACAAGAGCGCCCCCAAGACCTGGGCTGAACTGGCCACGATGGCCAAGAAGATCCAGACGGGCGAGCAGAAGACCAACAAGTCCTTCACCGGCTACGTCTGGCAGGGCAAGAACTACGAAGGTCTCACCTGCGACGCCCTGGAATGGGTCGTGAGCTTCGGCGGCGGCACCATCGTGGACAGCACCGGCAAGGTGACCATCAACAACCCCCAGGCCGCCAAGGCCTTGGACACCGCCGCCAGCTGGATCAAGAGCATCAGCCCCGCCGGCGTCACCACCTACGACGAGGAAGCCGCCCGCGGCATCTTCCAGGCCGGCAACGCCGCCTTCATGCGCAACTGGCCCTACGCCTGGGCGCTCGGCCAGGGTGACGACAGCAAGGTCAAGGGCAAGATCGGCGTCGCGCCCCTGCCCAGCGGCGGCAGCCGCAACGCCGCCACCCTCGGCGGCTGGCAGCTCGGCGTGAGCATGTACTCCAAGAACCAGGCCGCCGCGATCGAGCTCGTGCGCTACCTCGCCGGCCCCGAGGAGCAGAAGATCCGCGCCATCGAAGGGGCCTACAACCCCACCATCCAGAGCCTCTACAAGGACAAGGACATCCTCGCCAAGAACCCCTTCTTCGGCAGCCTGTACAGCGTCTTCACCAGCGCCGTCGCCCGTCCCTCCGGCCCCACCAAGAGCAAGTACAACCAGGTCTCCCAGGCCTTCAGCACCGCCGTCAGCGACGTCCTGAACGGCAAGAGCAAGGGCCAGGCCGCCGTCGCCAAGCTCAGCACCGACCTCGCCCGCATCAAGGGCCGCGGCTGGTAAATCCACACCCTTGGAGAAGGGGGGACGCCCAGCACCCGGGGAGTCCCCCCTTCGCCTATCAACGCCCCTTGCGAAAGCATTCATACACGCAGCAGGCGCCGCCCCCGGCCTACACTGCACCCACCCCACAGGAGGTACACCCGGCATGACCG encodes:
- the glcF gene encoding glycolate oxidase subunit GlcF translates to MNNEIPVQALGGQGEVMAHAVDACVHCGFCLPACPTYALLGDEMDSPRGRIVLMKEVLEGGLPLADAAPHLDRCLGCQACVTACPSGVPYGELITAFRGWSEPQRQRSALDRSKRWAILKALPAPRLFSVAARVGQFAKPLAPVLPAALRGPLDLLPETVPAMQPSPKVTPARGVQRGRVAFLVGCAQQALAPNFNAATLRVLARNGIEVVIPDGQGCCGAAALHTGARDEALKLVRANLDAFHPDDFDAILSNAAGCGAGLKEYPMVLHGEPDEARAKAFAAKVMDISEYLNTLLQNGELEPPVPASRPLTVAYHDACHLAHAQGVRAAPRALLRAIPGVRVLEVPEGDLCCGSAGTYNLEQPALAGQLGERKAKNILSTTPDLIASGNIGCHTQIQSHVRRQGSPTLVLHTIEILDRAYRGEL
- a CDS encoding LLM class flavin-dependent oxidoreductase; the protein is MSVPSPLPLSVLDLVPVPLGSSAAESVEAALAYAKAAEDAGFTRYWVAEHHNMGALASSVPLAVLAAASQRTSRIRLGSGGVMLPNHAPLAVAEGYRLLSALAPDRVDLGLGRAPGTDGRTARALRGAQGLMEESFERQLSDLIAFGTGRYPAGHPFAGTVAAPAGEGLFPPLWILSSSGYGAHVAAKAGAGLAFAWHINPDTAQARAAADAYRQAFEPSGAFPEARVLVAASVVTAPTAEEAEELSLPLGLMFLRLTRGESAPYPTVAEAKAYPYTPQERALADSMRRRAIIGDPATVAARLHALARDTAADELIVSLNIPDPAQRRESLKLVMDAVRAQETQEIALV
- a CDS encoding FAD-binding oxidoreductase, whose amino-acid sequence is MNTEKLALTTNSSARKPASAGGASNALAADLTRALGPRKVLSNLSERLNYRYDAIQFGATPLAVVLPESTEDVVAAVRAARAAGVPIVGRGAASGLSGGAAPLEPGLVISFTRMTRLTIHQGRREATAQAGVVTLAVTEAARPHGLIYPPDPASFRTSTIGGNLAENAGGPMCFKYGVSGDYVRALEFVDEAGEVHRLTRDVFDLAGLLIGSEGTLGLITEATLRLIPPPRFTRTLMAHFPEVGACAEAVSRAIAAGAVPSKLEFMDRACTNAVEDYLHLGLPRDAEAVLLVDTDGEDLETVQDELRLVEDACVASGGTVRRAATEDEGAQLWRARRSVSPALGRIRPQRMNEDIVVPRSALPDVVREIRALGDASPFPVVQFGHIGDGNLHPNILFDPRREDAHAVHDLAHRIALVAIRHGGVLSGEHGIGSMKRDFMRDAVDPETLAALRGVKRALDPHGALNPGKILPAEEVMVDG
- a CDS encoding ABC transporter substrate-binding protein, whose translation is MKKVIALVSLSAAIAVSSNASAVTVTLACGAVGQELQMCKEGAARWSKKTGNEVKIFESPNLTNDRLGLYQQQLAAKSSDIDVYQLDVVWPGLLAQHFVDLKGKVPAAEVNAHFKGILDANTVNGKLVALPWFTDAGLLYYRTDLLQKYGYKSAPKTWAELATMAKKIQTGEQKTNKSFTGYVWQGKNYEGLTCDALEWVVSFGGGTIVDSTGKVTINNPQAAKALDTAASWIKSISPAGVTTYDEEAARGIFQAGNAAFMRNWPYAWALGQGDDSKVKGKIGVAPLPSGGSRNAATLGGWQLGVSMYSKNQAAAIELVRYLAGPEEQKIRAIEGAYNPTIQSLYKDKDILAKNPFFGSLYSVFTSAVARPSGPTKSKYNQVSQAFSTAVSDVLNGKSKGQAAVAKLSTDLARIKGRGW
- a CDS encoding DUF5639 domain-containing protein, whose product is MRRRRHMPILDLSPDDQTITLTGEVTLPEVYAALPAGLFPPFPHVNLPGGVGGLIGRGGFGQTFPFASDVLGVTFRAASGRVVRAGGRTVKNVQGYDLTRPFVGSFGLLGELLDVTLRLRPGLSVGHVVHPGPLVPTTARFTWAAPDGTHVMHFGHEREVRAALDLPGAQPVTVPPDYAPLFPDGMGVGEAAALRDLRLGWQDGAPVPEAPALFRTLAASL
- the cpdB gene encoding 2',3'-cyclic-nucleotide 2'-phosphodiesterase, giving the protein MLGGVLKHIPLMTALLLGAAGAQTVNLRILETTDLHTSALGYDYYQDKPTGEFGLEYTATLVQNARKEARNSLLFDNGDLIQGNPLGDFVARVNPLAEGQRHPMHAAMAVLGYDAGNLGNHEFNYGLPFLSKVLSAAPMPYVSANVYVDDGDGNPANDKNAFTPYLIQRKLVFDTQGRPYYINVGVIGLLPPQIMAWDKANLDGKVTTRDMVETARKFIPEMKAKGADIVVAIAHSGINADYVPGAENAVTELTKVPGLDVVLSGHSHQEFPGPVYKSIPGADITKGTINGKAVVMAGFWGNDLGIIDLKLNYDRKTQKWSIQDTQSAVRPIWDKTAKKNLVTPDPRIAAAVKQAHEGTLAYVRGKVADLTAPINSYWALTQDDPSVQLVSNAQIAYVKAALSSTKYKDLPVLSAAAPFKAGGRAGASYYTDIPAGTLAIKNVADLYVYPNTVQAVLVTGAQVQEWLERSAGQFKQIDPSKAEPQALVDESFPTYNFDVIDGVTYEIDVTQPNRYNSKGEVANAGAHRIKNLMYMGKPIDPAQEFVVATNNYRASGGGSFPGLTGKNIILQAPDETRQALIGYFNDQKTVNPTADGNWKLTPIPGATLLYTSSPTAQKYMPANATLVKTRDDGFAEYYIKY